A genomic region of Solibacillus isronensis contains the following coding sequences:
- a CDS encoding tyrosine-type recombinase/integrase, protein MEEKVLSFGNYKLNAEKDETIKSIKIKKADVYKPDFQLFERFCSKHYLGVDFESLIVYLHDSVTKAKVRLSTFNRRAAGVKYWLKNVHGISPTGEQELEITMLRKLYSTEDYLRLKSMHGVQVEKQSDVLRLIDRYDTAEDKDIRIRAICLVNLYTANRPSEMVRLKVSDFELDKRTVHVQLIKQGEMARKRLTLEAVQAVKKYIIRFNLQPDDFFVGKIDKWGNYTSAQIKEDSYNSMIKKWLDFPPYTFRKTQITTMYKNGADIPTIAKQSGHKSAQTIMQHYIKLHAEDVDEFL, encoded by the coding sequence ATGGAAGAAAAAGTGTTGTCTTTTGGTAATTACAAATTAAATGCCGAAAAGGACGAAACTATAAAAAGTATCAAAATAAAAAAAGCGGATGTGTACAAACCCGACTTTCAATTATTTGAGCGATTCTGTTCCAAACATTACTTAGGTGTAGATTTTGAAAGCTTGATCGTTTATTTACATGATTCAGTAACAAAAGCAAAAGTACGCTTATCGACATTCAACCGTAGAGCTGCAGGTGTGAAGTATTGGTTAAAAAATGTTCATGGCATTAGTCCGACTGGGGAACAAGAGCTTGAAATTACAATGCTTCGTAAATTGTATTCAACAGAGGATTATCTACGATTGAAGTCGATGCATGGGGTACAGGTGGAAAAGCAATCCGATGTACTGCGCCTTATAGATCGGTACGATACAGCAGAGGATAAAGATATACGGATTCGTGCTATTTGTTTAGTAAATCTTTATACGGCTAACCGTCCATCAGAAATGGTTCGATTAAAGGTCAGTGACTTCGAACTAGATAAAAGAACTGTGCATGTGCAATTGATCAAACAGGGGGAAATGGCAAGAAAACGATTAACACTAGAAGCGGTGCAAGCTGTGAAAAAGTACATAATTCGATTTAACTTGCAACCAGACGACTTTTTCGTAGGAAAGATTGATAAATGGGGCAATTATACAAGTGCTCAAATTAAAGAGGATAGCTACAACTCCATGATTAAAAAATGGCTAGACTTCCCGCCTTATACATTTAGAAAAACTCAGATCACAACCATGTACAAAAATGGTGCTGATATTCCAACGATAGCAAAACAGTCAGGCCATAAATCTGCTCAAACGATTATGCAGCATTATATTAAGTTACACGCAGAAGATGTTGACGAATTCCTATAA
- a CDS encoding organomercurial lyase MerB1 — translation MKTEIQEIVTRLDQQSNKGEGGESMKWLFRPLLQMLAGGESVTIEDMATTTGKPVEEVKKVLQSLPSVEIDEQGRVVGLGLTLIPTPHHFTVDGKQLYAWCALDTLIFPALIGRSVNIESPCHSTGEPIRLNVEPDHIVSVEPSTAVVSIVTPDDMSSIRTAFCNEVHFFSSPNAAEDWLDQHPGGKVLSVEDAFELGRLMGTRYEESRPANGSCCDI, via the coding sequence ATGAAAACTGAAATTCAGGAAATCGTAACCCGACTTGACCAACAGTCGAACAAGGGAGAGGGAGGAGAATCCATGAAGTGGCTGTTTCGCCCGTTGTTACAAATGCTAGCAGGGGGGGAGTCTGTCACCATTGAAGATATGGCGACAACGACCGGAAAACCTGTTGAAGAGGTGAAGAAAGTTCTCCAGTCTCTGCCAAGCGTGGAAATCGACGAACAAGGCCGTGTCGTTGGTTTAGGTCTTACCCTTATCCCTACCCCTCACCACTTTACGGTTGATGGGAAGCAACTATATGCCTGGTGCGCCCTTGACACACTTATATTTCCAGCACTCATCGGTCGTTCGGTCAACATCGAGTCACCCTGTCACAGCACCGGAGAACCTATACGGTTGAATGTGGAACCGGACCACATTGTAAGCGTGGAACCTTCCACTGCCGTTGTCTCAATCGTGACGCCAGATGATATGTCCTCGATTCGTACGGCATTCTGCAACGAAGTCCATTTCTTCAGCTCACCGAATGCAGCCGAAGACTGGCTTGACCAACATCCAGGGGGAAAAGTGTTATCTGTAGAAGATGCCTTTGAACTGGGTCGCCTAATGGGGACGCGTTACGAGGAATCTAGACCTGCCAATGGGTCATGCTGTGACATTTAG
- the merB2 gene encoding organomercurial lyase MerB2: MKNKTELKKFYELLLAKLPKESVPILRTIFFSIRDGQAVTESSLINQTGINTKTVQSVVKILAQRQMIVREADQKIVGALGLSIIPTTNQIHLGGRTLFAWCAISTLELSTALVADVDIHSRCAYTGEPIEVTVRNGKLAKTTPDSTVIWTVPFDSEAPWAGGTCKQIHYFSSVEHANKWKEEHPKLQGEIMTLEQALSFGNELKKFLS; this comes from the coding sequence ATGAAGAATAAAACAGAACTCAAAAAATTTTATGAACTATTGTTAGCTAAGCTGCCTAAAGAATCAGTGCCTATTCTTCGGACAATTTTTTTCTCCATTCGTGATGGGCAGGCAGTTACAGAAAGTTCTTTAATAAATCAAACGGGAATTAATACAAAAACAGTTCAGTCAGTAGTGAAGATATTAGCCCAACGGCAGATGATCGTTCGGGAGGCGGATCAAAAAATAGTAGGGGCATTGGGCTTATCGATTATACCGACTACTAACCAGATTCATTTAGGAGGACGAACTTTATTTGCCTGGTGTGCAATATCGACATTGGAGCTGTCAACTGCTCTGGTTGCTGATGTCGATATACATTCCCGTTGTGCGTACACAGGTGAACCGATTGAGGTAACTGTCCGAAATGGAAAATTAGCAAAAACAACTCCTGATTCAACAGTAATCTGGACAGTGCCGTTTGATTCTGAGGCTCCATGGGCCGGAGGAACATGTAAACAAATTCACTATTTTAGCTCAGTTGAGCATGCAAACAAGTGGAAAGAAGAACATCCAAAATTGCAAGGGGAAATTATGACTTTGGAACAAGCTCTCTCTTTTGGAAACGAATTGAAAAAATTTTTATCATAG
- the merR2 gene encoding mercury resistance transcriptional regulator MerR2 — translation MEDLTIGQLAQQTGVSRKAIRLYEEKELILPSIKRSEGNYRVYNQEHVFCINGIKQLRSLGVSLEEMKDLIVIFEKNTVEIEPHLQHLLKDKLTKIDEQINELQKLRKHIESYLDSPKEAFNQMEGFKQ, via the coding sequence ATGGAGGATTTAACGATTGGTCAACTAGCCCAACAAACAGGAGTCAGTCGAAAAGCCATTCGACTGTATGAAGAAAAGGAATTGATACTGCCTTCTATAAAGCGTAGCGAAGGTAATTACCGCGTTTATAACCAAGAGCATGTGTTTTGTATCAATGGTATTAAACAACTCCGATCATTAGGCGTATCACTGGAGGAAATGAAAGATTTAATAGTGATTTTCGAAAAAAATACGGTGGAGATAGAACCGCATCTACAACATTTGTTAAAAGATAAACTGACCAAGATAGACGAACAAATCAACGAACTACAAAAGTTGCGTAAACACATTGAATCGTACCTTGATTCCCCGAAAGAGGCATTCAATCAAATGGAGGGATTTAAACAATGA
- the merA gene encoding mercury(II) reductase: MKKYRLNVEGMTCTGCEEHIAVALENAGAKGIEVDFRRGEALFELPYDVDIDIAKTAITDAQYQPGEAEEIQVQSEKRTDVSLNDEGNYDYDYIIIGSGGAAFSSAIEAVALNAKVAMIERGTVGGTCVNVGCVPSKTLLRAGEINHLAKNNPFVGLHTSASNVDLAPLVKQKNDLVTEMRNEKYVNLIDDYGFELIKGVAKFVNENTVEVNGNQITAKRFLIATGASSTAPNIPGLDEVDYLTSTSLLELKKVPNRLTVIGSGYIGMELGQLFHNLGSEVTLIQRSERLLKEYDPEISEAITKALTEQGINLVTGATYERVEQDGDIKKVHVEINGKKRIIEAEQLLIATGRKPNTESLNLHAAGVEVGSRGEIVIDDYLKTTNSRIYSAGDVTLGPQFVYVAAYEGGLAARNAIGGLNQKVNLEVVPGVTFTSPSIATVGLTEQQAKEKGYEVKTSVLPLDAVPRALVNRETTGVFKLVADAKTLKVLGAHVVAENAGDVIYAATLAVKFGLTVGDLRETMAPYLTMAEGLKLAVLTFDKDVSKLSCCAG; the protein is encoded by the coding sequence TTGAAAAAATATCGGCTAAACGTTGAAGGAATGACCTGCACTGGTTGTGAAGAACATATTGCGGTTGCTCTTGAAAATGCAGGTGCAAAAGGGATTGAAGTAGACTTTCGTCGCGGAGAAGCACTGTTTGAACTACCGTATGATGTAGACATTGATATCGCGAAAACAGCGATTACTGACGCACAATATCAACCGGGCGAAGCAGAAGAAATACAAGTGCAATCGGAAAAAAGGACAGATGTAAGTTTAAATGATGAAGGTAACTATGATTATGATTACATCATCATCGGTTCTGGTGGAGCTGCCTTTTCATCTGCCATTGAAGCCGTTGCTTTGAACGCAAAAGTGGCTATGATTGAGCGTGGAACGGTGGGTGGAACTTGCGTTAATGTCGGATGCGTTCCTTCTAAGACCTTATTAAGAGCAGGGGAAATCAATCATCTAGCAAAAAATAATCCATTTGTGGGATTACACACTTCGGCTTCAAATGTTGATTTAGCGCCATTAGTAAAACAAAAGAATGATTTAGTAACCGAGATGCGAAATGAAAAATATGTGAATTTAATTGATGATTATGGTTTTGAATTAATAAAAGGTGTAGCAAAATTCGTAAATGAAAATACAGTTGAAGTAAATGGCAATCAAATCACAGCCAAAAGATTTTTAATAGCTACAGGTGCTTCTTCAACTGCACCTAATATTCCCGGATTAGATGAAGTAGATTATTTAACAAGCACTAGCTTATTGGAATTAAAGAAGGTTCCAAATCGTCTTACCGTAATTGGTTCAGGATATATCGGCATGGAATTAGGACAACTATTTCATAACCTCGGGTCAGAAGTCACTTTGATTCAAAGAAGCGAGCGTCTATTAAAAGAATACGATCCTGAAATTTCAGAAGCCATTACTAAGGCCTTAACAGAACAGGGAATTAATTTAGTAACAGGTGCAACCTATGAACGAGTTGAGCAAGATGGAGACATTAAAAAAGTTCATGTTGAGATAAATGGTAAAAAGCGAATTATTGAAGCAGAACAATTGCTAATTGCCACTGGAAGAAAACCAAATACAGAATCATTAAACTTACATGCAGCAGGCGTTGAAGTTGGTTCCCGTGGTGAAATTGTCATTGATGATTATCTTAAAACGACCAATTCCCGAATTTATTCAGCTGGAGATGTCACTCTCGGTCCCCAATTTGTTTATGTAGCTGCTTATGAAGGTGGACTTGCTGCTCGTAATGCAATCGGAGGACTAAATCAAAAGGTCAATTTAGAAGTGGTTCCAGGCGTTACGTTTACTTCTCCATCGATTGCAACGGTTGGTTTAACGGAGCAACAGGCAAAAGAAAAAGGATATGAAGTGAAAACATCGGTATTGCCGTTGGATGCTGTTCCAAGAGCGCTCGTTAATCGGGAAACAACAGGTGTTTTCAAATTAGTGGCAGACGCGAAAACATTGAAAGTGTTAGGGGCGCATGTAGTGGCAGAAAACGCAGGAGACGTAATTTATGCAGCAACATTAGCTGTGAAATTCGGTTTAACTGTTGGAGATCTGAGAGAAACGATGGCTCCATATCTAACAATGGCAGAAGGATTGAAGCTGGCTGTCCTAACTTTTGATAAAGATGTTTCGAAATTATCTTGCTGTGCTGGATAA
- the merP gene encoding mercury resistance system substrate-binding protein MerP — protein MYYVKVQIIRIMMLLSLMLVVSACSNEQEVQKTEVSKSEVKTTAMNSEKDVKAITEAEKTGTFMVIAGMDCCPPSVVEDAIAQVEGAGKTAIKVNGSTAEVTVSFDDTKTNLDAIKTEVSDLGLPVE, from the coding sequence GTGTATTATGTGAAAGTACAAATAATCAGGATTATGATGTTGCTATCCCTTATGCTAGTGGTTAGTGCATGCAGTAACGAACAAGAAGTCCAAAAAACTGAAGTATCTAAGAGTGAAGTGAAAACAACTGCTATGAATTCAGAGAAGGATGTAAAAGCTATTACTGAAGCTGAGAAGACGGGGACATTCATGGTTATAGCAGGGATGGATTGCTGCCCGCCATCAGTTGTGGAAGATGCCATTGCACAGGTTGAAGGTGCTGGCAAAACAGCCATTAAAGTTAATGGAAGCACCGCGGAAGTAACGGTTTCTTTTGATGATACGAAAACCAATTTAGATGCAATTAAGACGGAGGTTTCAGACTTGGGTCTCCCCGTCGAATAA
- the merT gene encoding mercuric transport protein MerT, with protein MKEKVSQVATVFSAFVMAGCCLGPLILIPLGLTGFAGAIAFYSLKYRLLFSIVTIVLLAYSFYMVYGRKGKRKSSVIGLWITTFLVFTMFLFLFSVES; from the coding sequence ATGAAAGAAAAAGTTTCACAAGTAGCCACTGTATTTTCAGCTTTTGTTATGGCGGGTTGTTGCCTGGGTCCACTAATCTTGATTCCCCTTGGACTCACTGGGTTTGCAGGCGCAATCGCATTCTACTCGTTGAAGTATCGGTTATTGTTCAGCATCGTTACCATTGTCCTTCTTGCGTACTCCTTTTATATGGTTTATGGAAGAAAGGGTAAAAGGAAAAGTTCTGTCATTGGCTTATGGATTACAACGTTCCTTGTTTTTACCATGTTTCTTTTCTTATTTTCAGTTGAAAGTTGA
- the merE gene encoding mercury resistance MerE, translating into MRGETEMKNIIKSSGWFLVALITCPCHLFLLLPLIAGTALGSYFTEFKNVIFIMMGLLFVFALFKGWRKLDPETKEETKKDTTTHDCCSMEKFKS; encoded by the coding sequence ATAAGAGGTGAAACAGAAATGAAAAACATAATAAAAAGTTCAGGTTGGTTTCTTGTCGCACTCATCACATGCCCGTGTCATCTGTTTTTACTACTTCCGTTGATTGCAGGAACAGCACTGGGATCATACTTCACGGAATTTAAAAATGTTATTTTCATCATGATGGGTCTGTTATTCGTTTTCGCTCTTTTCAAGGGCTGGAGAAAACTTGATCCAGAAACAAAAGAGGAAACAAAGAAAGATACAACCACACATGATTGTTGCAGCATGGAGAAGTTCAAGTCATGA
- the merR1 gene encoding mercury resistance transcriptional regulator MerR1: MKFRIGELADKCGVNKETIRYYERLGLIPEPERTEKGYRMYSQQTVDRLHFIKRMQELGFTLNEIDKLLGVVDRDEAKCRDMYDFTILKIEDIQRKIEDLKRIERMLMDLKERCPENKDIYECPIIETLMKK; encoded by the coding sequence ATGAAATTTCGTATCGGAGAACTGGCTGACAAGTGCGGTGTTAACAAGGAGACCATTCGATATTATGAGCGTTTAGGCTTAATTCCAGAGCCTGAACGTACGGAAAAAGGATACCGAATGTATTCCCAACAAACGGTCGATCGATTGCATTTCATAAAACGAATGCAGGAATTAGGATTTACCTTAAATGAAATTGATAAATTGCTAGGGGTTGTCGATCGCGATGAAGCGAAGTGTCGTGATATGTATGATTTCACTATTTTGAAGATAGAGGACATTCAACGTAAAATTGAAGATCTTAAAAGGATTGAACGAATGCTGATGGATCTTAAAGAAAGATGTCCCGAAAACAAAGATATTTACGAATGCCCCATTATTGAAACACTGATGAAGAAATAA
- a CDS encoding organomercurial lyase MerB3, with the protein MNQNHLNTSLKDKVLQSLGLPEEGFEGKIRLLSPSENSIRLDILLFMAEGKIVNINDLTATEEQIDVQSALQRLRELDLIHWDQNSGDVNVAYPFSGVPTPHRVTLAGMLPAYSMCAIDALGIPSMFTDAVIESECAFCGEKITIDVKNNMPVANPDTVVVGLGTTDAADTNACCDSSCESNEPTSISTSCCPAIQFYCSEEHWQKANEKNSTTAKDKLTLAEAFEVGAAVFGGTLSGSKGK; encoded by the coding sequence ATGAATCAAAATCATTTGAATACTTCGTTAAAGGACAAGGTGTTACAATCACTTGGTTTGCCAGAAGAAGGATTTGAGGGAAAAATCCGTTTATTGTCTCCTTCAGAAAATAGTATCCGTTTAGACATTCTTCTTTTCATGGCTGAGGGAAAAATCGTCAACATCAATGATTTAACTGCAACAGAGGAACAAATTGATGTCCAATCTGCTCTTCAACGTTTAAGGGAATTGGATTTAATTCACTGGGACCAAAACTCTGGGGATGTGAACGTGGCGTATCCTTTTTCAGGAGTTCCGACTCCACACCGTGTTACATTGGCTGGAATGTTGCCAGCTTATTCCATGTGTGCGATTGATGCCCTTGGCATTCCATCGATGTTTACAGATGCCGTTATTGAATCGGAATGTGCATTTTGCGGTGAAAAGATTACCATCGATGTGAAAAACAACATGCCCGTTGCCAATCCTGATACCGTGGTTGTAGGCTTGGGAACAACGGATGCTGCCGATACCAACGCATGCTGCGATTCTTCTTGCGAATCGAATGAGCCAACGTCCATTTCTACCAGCTGTTGCCCAGCCATTCAATTTTATTGTTCTGAGGAACATTGGCAAAAAGCGAATGAAAAGAATTCAACAACGGCGAAGGACAAGCTGACTCTTGCGGAAGCCTTTGAGGTTGGGGCTGCTGTTTTTGGCGGCACGTTATCTGGCTCTAAGGGTAAGTAA
- the ltrA gene encoding group II intron reverse transcriptase/maturase has protein sequence MQYNFDSLYAQSANGQNFYGLLDLMQSDDNIRLAYRNIKRNTGSKTAGDDGLTIEDINRLSVSEVVSTIQRMFEYYTPQAVRRVFIPKANGKTRPLGIPTIWDRLFQQCILQVLEPICEAKFYKHSYGFRPNRNTHHAKARFETLINRACLYHCVDVDIKGFFDNVNHAKLIKQMWSLGIRDKALLSIISRLLKAEIIGEGFPKKGTPQGGILSPLLSNIVLNELDWWVSNQWESFETHKLYKSNLGRYNALKQSNLKHCYIVRYADDFKILCRTRSQAIKMYYAVNDFLHTRLRLEISEQKSKVVNLKKNSSEFLGFRFKAHLKKTKKRTLYVARSHMTKNALKNAQIKVKQTIKEIQKHQSVENVWHFNTVIMGIQNYYSAASHITDDLTELNYRLHKALFNRLKELRKEATFQDFPKSLQKRYKGYECKYFKIKEMVLIPIHAQRCKINLNFSQIICNYTTVGRDKIHQNLRAINKQTLTRVMKQFIPSRSIEYNDNRISRFIAQYGKCAVTGVELGLDEWHCHHKTPYHLTKDDSYGNLMILHKSVHLLIHLRDLEKIQVLLNSLKLNEKQLTEVNKLRKQCLNEAI, from the coding sequence ATGCAGTACAATTTTGATTCTTTATATGCTCAAAGTGCCAATGGACAGAATTTTTATGGATTACTAGACTTAATGCAATCCGATGATAATATACGGTTAGCTTATCGGAATATTAAACGAAACACTGGCAGTAAAACTGCTGGAGATGACGGATTAACGATTGAAGATATAAACCGATTATCTGTATCTGAGGTTGTATCGACGATACAAAGAATGTTTGAATACTATACACCCCAAGCCGTCCGGAGAGTATTCATTCCTAAGGCAAATGGGAAAACTCGGCCCTTAGGGATTCCGACTATCTGGGATAGATTGTTCCAACAGTGTATCTTGCAAGTACTTGAGCCGATTTGTGAAGCGAAATTCTATAAACATAGTTATGGTTTTAGGCCAAACCGCAATACACATCATGCGAAAGCTAGGTTTGAAACGCTCATTAATCGCGCATGCCTATATCACTGTGTTGACGTTGATATAAAAGGATTTTTTGACAATGTAAATCATGCCAAATTAATAAAACAAATGTGGTCTTTAGGCATTCGAGACAAGGCATTGCTTTCCATTATTTCACGTCTTTTAAAGGCTGAAATTATTGGGGAAGGTTTCCCAAAGAAAGGTACACCCCAAGGGGGGATCTTATCACCACTTTTATCTAATATCGTATTAAATGAACTAGACTGGTGGGTTAGTAATCAATGGGAAAGCTTTGAAACACATAAGTTATATAAATCAAATCTTGGCAGATATAATGCGTTGAAACAATCTAATTTAAAACATTGCTACATCGTGAGATATGCAGATGACTTTAAAATTCTTTGTCGCACTCGTTCACAAGCAATTAAAATGTATTATGCAGTGAATGATTTTCTTCATACAAGGCTTCGCCTTGAAATTAGCGAACAAAAATCAAAGGTGGTCAACCTAAAGAAAAACTCATCAGAGTTTTTAGGTTTTCGTTTCAAAGCCCATCTGAAAAAGACAAAGAAAAGGACTCTTTATGTCGCTCGCTCACACATGACAAAGAATGCGCTCAAAAATGCACAGATAAAAGTAAAACAAACAATCAAAGAGATTCAGAAACACCAATCGGTTGAGAATGTTTGGCACTTTAATACAGTTATAATGGGAATCCAAAATTATTATTCAGCAGCCTCACACATCACTGATGATTTAACTGAGCTGAACTATCGTCTTCATAAAGCGTTATTTAATCGTTTAAAAGAATTGAGAAAAGAAGCTACGTTTCAGGACTTTCCAAAATCCTTACAGAAACGGTACAAGGGATATGAGTGTAAGTACTTCAAAATAAAAGAAATGGTACTTATCCCAATTCATGCCCAACGTTGTAAGATAAATCTGAACTTCTCTCAAATTATTTGTAACTACACTACCGTAGGTAGGGACAAAATTCATCAAAACTTGCGAGCAATCAATAAACAAACGCTTACTCGTGTGATGAAACAGTTCATACCGAGCCGTTCCATCGAATACAACGATAACCGGATAAGTAGATTTATTGCACAATATGGGAAATGTGCTGTTACAGGGGTTGAATTAGGACTGGATGAATGGCATTGTCACCATAAGACACCGTACCATCTCACCAAAGATGATTCATACGGAAACTTAATGATATTGCATAAATCTGTCCATCTCCTTATACATTTGAGAGATTTAGAGAAAATACAAGTGCTTTTAAACTCACTCAAGTTAAATGAAAAGCAACTTACAGAAGTCAATAAATTGCGTAAGCAATGTCTGAACGAAGCTATCTGA
- a CDS encoding recombinase family protein — protein MKFGYARVSTQDQSLSLQLDALAHYGVDQIFEEKESGKMKNRPQLDELLKVLRKDDTVIVYKLDRISRSTKHLIELMEYFESKEIHFVSIQDKIDTTTAMGRFFFRMLASIAELERDIISERTKDGLTAARARGRNGGRPKVDLKKIELAIKMYESKDYSLSQIKTATGIGATTLYRYLEKKKDI, from the coding sequence TTGAAATTTGGATATGCACGCGTAAGTACACAAGATCAATCATTATCATTACAACTCGATGCATTAGCTCACTACGGAGTGGATCAGATTTTTGAAGAAAAAGAATCAGGAAAAATGAAAAATCGACCTCAATTAGATGAACTACTTAAAGTTTTACGTAAAGATGACACGGTCATTGTTTATAAATTAGATCGTATCAGTCGTAGTACCAAACATTTAATTGAGCTTATGGAATATTTCGAATCAAAGGAAATTCATTTTGTTTCCATACAAGACAAGATCGATACCACAACTGCTATGGGACGGTTCTTTTTCAGAATGTTAGCCAGCATAGCAGAATTAGAACGAGATATTATTAGTGAACGAACGAAGGATGGATTGACGGCTGCTAGAGCTAGGGGAAGAAACGGAGGCAGACCGAAGGTTGATTTAAAGAAAATAGAACTTGCTATAAAAATGTATGAAAGCAAAGATTACTCTTTATCTCAAATTAAGACGGCAACAGGCATTGGAGCGACAACCTTATATCGTTATCTAGAAAAGAAAAAAGATATCTAG